In the genome of Populus nigra chromosome 19, ddPopNigr1.1, whole genome shotgun sequence, the window TCCTATACGTTGATGGTTTTAGGGCAAAATAGAAACGGGGTTGTAGCAAGAGACGAGAGAGGAGAACAGTTTGGGGAAGGAAATTGGGGTTTAGTTCATCAATGCTAAACATTGATATGCAATCATAACAGAAAAATTTGTGAGGTAGAGGACCGTTTCCATGACCGTGGTTACTGGGAAAATGTCGGTGGTGAGAGAGAGTTAAAACGCATGAAGGAACAGTATGGGAAAGGTTGAAAATGAGAGTGTAGATCAATGTTCTGTGAACaatttgttggatttttgtGACCGTTGGGAAATTGGGTGAAAGAGGGATGAGGACAGTTGGGAAAGTTAATTGCAAATTGTCGGTgatgagagagaggagaaacgCATGAAAAGCAATGCATAATTGCTTTTTACTTTTTGCAATTCAACCCCAATTTGTAATGGGACCCACGTAAAAAAAACTGTGGTTAGTAGTTAACCAAACATGTGTTACACTGCTTTTTTTAACCACAGCCGCAGAAAAGAATATCCAAACACAGTCTTATTATTAATCCGTACTAATGACTCCTTACGGACTTTTCCATGCGTTAATAGCCAAGTAAATACGAAGTTAATCCTTTCCGCAATCAATTAGATAGAATTAAAGAGATATCCTATCAATCAGTTTATAACACGTTTTAACAGACCAACTTTTTGGAATCATTTTTCCACTCGAAGCCTTCAATTTGATCAAGAAGACTTTAACGTTGCTCTACTGTTTTCTTTTACCTATGTGTATCTGAAGAAGCAAAAACAATCTTCTGCACGTTCTGATGGTGACTTCATCGTTCAAATCATTGCACTTTCTACTCGGCCTGTTTGTTTCCTTGAAGCTCTTGGCCTTAGCTCAAGAGGAAAACCAGTTCATCTATCATGGCTTCACTGGAGCCAGCCTGCTCCTCAGCGAGATTGCAAACATCCATCCAAATGGTCTCTTAGAGCTGACAAACACTTCAAAACGGATAATTGGCCGGGCTTTCTTCCCATTCCCTTTTCAGTTCAACACATCTTTATTCAACAATTCTCGGTCTCTCTCATTCTCTACCCAGTTTGCGTTTGCCATGGTTCCTGAGCTGCCTACACTTGGTGGCCAAGGCATGGTCTTCACAATCTCTCCATCTGTGGACTTCACAGGGGCTTTGGCAACTCAGTACCTTGGAATCCTCAATTCTACAAGCAATGGCCTGTCTTCAAACCATCTATTGGCAGTTGAGCTGGATGCAGTTCCAAGCCCGGATCTTAAAGAGATCAATGACAGCCACGTTGGAATTGATGTAAACAGCTTGATATCCATTGAATCTGCTCCGGTGACCTACTTTTCAGATGAGGAAAAGGAGAATAAGAGCTTGACTCTCACAAGTGGTCATGCGATGCACGTGTGGATAGATTATGATGAAGTAGAGAAGCTACTCAATGTTACAGTTGCTCCTGTCACAAGAACAAAACCAACCTTGCCTCTCTTGTCAACATCTCTCGATCTTTCTTCTGTTATGTTGGATTCTATGTACGTTGGTTTTTCTGCATCTACTGGAGCAGTGGCTAGCAGCCACTATATTCTGGGGTGGAGCTTCAACAGAGGCGGACAAGCTCAAAGTCTTGACGTGTCAAAGCTGCCTACACTTCCTCctcaaagaaaatcaagaaagaaaccaTATTTAAGAATTGCGGTCCCAACAATAACAGCAATCATTTTGCTGGTAGCAATCTCTGGTGATGTTTGTATAATAAGGCGGAAGAAATATGAAGAACTGCGCGAAGATTGGGAACAGGAATATGGTCCTCAAAGATTCTCCTACAAGGATTTATACAAAGCAACCAAGGGTTTCTCAGACAGTGAGTTGCTGGGATGTGGGGGTTTCGGAAAGGTTTACAGAGGAGTATTGCCTTCTTCCAATATGCAAGTCGCGATCAAGAAAGTATCCCATGATTCCAGGCAAGGTACTAAAGAATTCGTTGCTGAGATTGTTAGCATGGGGAGGCTGAGGCACAGGAACTTGGTCCAGCTCTTCGGGTATTGCCGGCGAAAGGGAGAGCTCCTCTTGGTCTATGATTATATGCCCAATGGAAGCCTTGATAAACTCCTATTTCGCAATGACACACCCAGCCTTAATTGGGCTCGGCGATATCAAATCATCAGGGGAGTTGCGTCTGCCCTTCTTTACCTCCATGAAGAGTGGGAACAGGTTGTTCTGCATAGAGATGTGAAAGCTAGCAATGTTCTATTAGATGCCGATCTTAACGGACGGATAGGAGACTTTGGTCTAGCTAAGTTTCATGACCATGGATCAACTCCTCAAACAACCAAAGTGGTTGGAACAGTTGGATATCTTGCACCAGAGATTACTAGAACAGGAAAGTCAACTACCTGCAgcgatgttttttcttttgggacATTTATGCTCGAAGTAGCATGTGGAAGGAGGCCTGTAGAGTCAGAAAGACCACCTGAGGAGGTTGTTCTGGTTGACTGGGTACTTGAATGCTGGAAAAGAGGTGCCATTCTATGGACAGTTGATCCTAGATTTGAAGGTAACCACGTTGAGGAAGAAATGGAGTTGGTCTTGAAGCTAGGCCTGCTCTGTACACATCGCACTCCGGCAGCCAGACCTAGCATGAGGCAAGCGATGCAATATCTGGATGGAAATGCCACTTTACCTGATTTACCACTGCACGGTGCTGGAATCGGTTTAGTTCCAGTTAGCAATGAAGCATCTAGAGAGCATGTTTTAACAATCCCTATATCATCAGATGGAATTTCTTCCTATTCCTTGTCCGACTCTGATTCAATCCTCAGTGGTCGTTGAACCAGCAATGCTTCATGGAGGATTGATTACGTAAATATGTACATTAAGACTTGTTCGATGTGAAATATAGAGGAAAGGTGCCGCAGAATTTTTAAGATTGTAGcatttgtgtaatttttttccaaccacTTATATCTTGTGAGTTGTTACCATAAAACAGCCGCCCTCCCTGCAGATCGTGAACCCAGAGGCAAGGAGGGCTTGTAGGAGTTATTCAATTGTGTTAAAATTATATAGTTCGATTATTAATATAcgtacaaatatttatttactaGTAGAATTGATAGATTTATGGAAACATATAACAAATTCTATTTAAACTTAGCATTCATTGTCAATCGATCCTGGTTGATTATTGTCTATCTTGGTTGATTATTGTctattttgttagaaaataattttgatgcctttcacatcaaataaataataaattatataaacaaaatatatagatgtAATTACTTActaaagaattatataaaaacaaagaaaacatgttATGTTGGTGTTATAAGtaagttataaaattttataatctttcaatttgaaattaatattatttggattttttaagagtaatttCTTAtccattcataatttattttgagcctattatttttccatgttaaaataaataaataaataaataatttggtgaatttatttattaaatggaGGGTTAATTCAAATGATTCCATAAATCTTGTCATTGTTTCTCAAAATTGATAAGATTATATATAGAACTCAAATATTACTTAATCAAGAAGGGAAAAGGGACGAGAGCTAAATGGGTAGAGGCATAAGTGTAGTGTAGGCCTGCAGGGGTCGAAGGATGAGCAGCACATGACCAGAATAATCTGTGTGCTATGCATGCATCTTACATTAGGAGACGAGACGAGGCGAGACGAGACGAGAGCCACGCCAACGCATTACGTGTCCAGCTCAAGTTTCTTTCTTACCCATTACGTATCGGCTACGGCATCGCATCGCATCGCATGACGTATTTAATTTCTactatttattatattcatttattattgattttttagatattattttttaaaagtatttttttaatatcaatgcattaaaataatataaaaatattaatttaaaataaaaatataaaaaaatatatttttttaaaaatattcttgaatcGTAGAAATAAAACGTGTGATTACTAAAACTTGTTTATTGTCATCTTTACCCTCGCTATCAAAACCCAAAGTAGACTAAAAAATCTAGAGTTAAGCATTGAGAATGAGAGGGCCCACTTTGACCATCCTTGAAAGCTTAGAGTTGTTGATAAATTTAGAACGTAGAAAAGTGtcttgtcattattttttaaaatattatttatatattaatttaaaataatttaaaaatattaaaaatatattaatttaaaataaaaaataattttttaaaaaaatattttaaaaacataaaaataaacaaatctcACATCAGGATTGTCATTTTCAAAGCAATCAATATTTAACATTGCGCAGTGCTTTTTCTAAGATGGTATCCTTCTTCTGTATAAAGTCAAAGATGGCCACCTAGAAATAACGTCGTTGAAATGGAATTTTAGTGTTATGTTCaccatttaaattaaattaaattaaataaataaagcaaaaatatcttcttgtattattatttttcaatttaaaatgataaaaaaaaccctaaaaaacaaaagagttaTTAAACTAATTTTCAGGGCTTATTTATCCTTACACTTTCTTAATCGTAGTAAAAGAATGATGTACACTTGCAAGCAAAACCAAGTAACTTGCATTTaggatttgtttatattttttaaattagtttttcttgttataatttgataatttaataaatataaatattaaaaaaaactagcacaTAAGCTTTTCTTGTACTGTTTGTGTGACTAGCACTATGATGTTTGGCGGCAAATATTAGCTTTAAAGACGGTGTTAGAAACTGTGTCGACAACCTCTCCAGCTACACTTGTAGCCACCCGATCTAAGGTTTGACActaccaatctttttttttttcttcctagaTTTCCACACCCAGCAAAAGCTTATGTGCTAAGTTAAGATAATATAAACCTGTGCAAGTTTTAATCCCAAAAAACTTtaacttaaaaagatatattaaaaaataatataaattatatcttaaaattttatttaataatttaaattattgagttaTCTTCCTTGTCATGtaagattttagaattttatttttttttatcctgtaTCAACTTTGAAAAGTAGTTTTCCCGATTTTCTAAGAGAAAAAGTTTTGGAGAAGGTTCGCATGCGCGCAAGTCATAGAAATATGAAGAGACGTGTTAATAATTCAGTCTTTAGACCGAGGATTTGAAACTGTAACAACAATTAAGGAAAAACTCGAAGCGAAAAAACTTTTACCAATGTGTATCTGAAGAAGCAAAAACAATCTTCTATTTGTTCATGTGATGGTTGCCGCTTCCAAATTATTGCGCTTCCTGCTCGGCCTGTTTGTTTCCTTGAAGCTCTTGGCCTTAGCTCCAGAGAAAAATCAGTTCATCTATCATGGCTTCACTGGAGCCAACCTGCTCCTCAACGAGATTGCAAAAATCCATCCAAATGGTCTCTTAGAGCTGACAAACACTTCAAAACAGCAAATTGGCCGTGCTTTCTTCCCATTCCCTTTTCTGTTCAGCACATCTTTATTCAACAATTCTCGGTCCCTCTCTTTCTCTACCCAGTTTGCGTTTTCCATGGTCTCTGAGCTGCCAACACTTGGTGGCCATGGCATGGCCTTCACAATCTCTCAATCTACGAACTTCACAGGGGCTTTGGCAACTCAGTACCTTGGAATCCTCAATTCTACAAGCAATGGCCTGTCTTCAAACCATCTATTGGCAGTTGAGCTGGATGCAATTCGAAGCCCCGATTTTAAAGACATCAATGACAACCACGTTGGAATTGATGTAAACAGCTTGACATCCATTGAATCTGCTGCGGTGACCTACTTTTCAGATGAGGAAAAGGAGAATAAGAGCTTGACTCTCATAAGTGGTCATGTGATGCACGTATGGATAGATTATGATGAAGTAGAGAAGCTACTCAATGTTACCGTTGCTCCTCTCACAAGAACAAAACCAACCTTGCCTCTCTTGTCAACACCTCTCGATCTTTCTTCTGTTATGTTGGATTCTATGTACGTTGGTTTCTCTTCATCTACAGGAGCAGTGGCTAGCAGCCACTATATTCTGGGGTGGAGCTTCAACAGAGGCGGACAAGCTCAAAGTCTTGACGTGTCAAAGTTGCCTTCAGTTCCCCctcaaagaaaatcaagaaagaagcCATATTTAAGAATTCTGGTCCCAACAATAACAGCAATCATCTTGCTGGTAGCAATCTCTGGTGCTGCttatataataaaaaggaagaaatatgAAGAACTGCGCGAAGATTGGGAACAGGAGTATGGTCCTCAAAGATTCTCCTACAAGGATTTATACAAAGCAACTACAGGTTTCACAGACAGGAAGTTGCTGGGAAGTGGAGGTTTTGGAAAGGTTTACAGAGGAGTATTGCCTTCTTCCAATATGCAAGTCGCGATCAAGAAAGTATCCCATGATTCCAAACAAGGAACTAAGCAGTTTGTTGCTGAGATTGCTAGCATGGGAAGGCTGAGGCACAGGAACTTAGTCCAGCTCCTAGGCTATTGCCGGAGAAAGGGAGAGCTCCTCTTGGTCTATGATTACATGCCCCACGGAAGCCTTGATAAACTCCTATTTCACAATGACACACCCAGCTTTAATTGGATTCATCGATATCAGGTCCTCAGAGGAGTTGCGTCTGCCCTTCTTTACCTCCATGAAGAGTGGGAACAGGTTGTTCTGCATAGAGATATTAAAGCTAGCAATATACTGTTAGATGATGATTTCAATGGTCGACTAGGAGATTTTGGGCTTGCTAAATTCTATGATCGAGGGGCTAATCCTCAAACAACCTGTGTGGTTGGAACAGTTGGATATATCGCGCCAGAGGTTACTAGAACAGGAAGGGCCACTACCAGCAGTGATGTTTTTGCTTTTGGCACTTTTATGCTTGAAATGGCTTGTGGAAGGAAACCTGTAGAGCCAGAACAATCAGCAGAAAAGATGATTTTGGTTGACTGGGTTCTTGATTCCTGGAAAATAGGAGATATTCTTCGAACAGGTGATCCAAGATTGGAAGGTAATTACGTGGTGGAGGAAATGGAATTGGTTTTAAGGCTAGGTCTGCTTTGTTCTTTCTCTACACCACAAGCTAGGCCAAGCATGAGGCAAATTGCGCAATATCTGGATGGGAATGCTAGCCTGCCAGAGATGCCTCTTGATGGTGCTACCATAGGTTTGATGCCAGTTAGTCATGAAGAGCCTGGGGATTTCACCTTGTCTTTCCATAGATCTAATGATTACTCTGCTCATTCCTGCTCTAGTACCGACTCAATCCTCAGCTGTGGTCGTTGAATCATGGCTTAACGAGGTAAAAATTCTTTAACCTAAAGACTAACAGCTGGCATGTGGCAAGCCTGGTATTAGTGGTGAAGAGGAAGGTAGATTGGAATACTTAGAGGGTTACCTTGTTTGTGCATACCATAGTAATCCTCAAAGCACCACAAAGACTGCTCCATGAGgggttaattaattagcatacAAACATAGgtataatttatgatttaagcAAAACACATGGTTGAAATAGTACACAatgtttgatgaaacaatgcTGGTCAATGATGGCTGTGTAgcttcttccattctcctcagTGCTCTAACCCCACCCCACAATTCAACTCAATTATGCCTCATTCCCAAACTAGTTAGAATCAGTTTCACAGATCTTCCTTCTCCATTCATTTAGTCCTTGTTCCTTTTTTGATAAAACTCTCCACTTACTTCTGTTATGGACTAAAATGATTAATCACTTATGCCTACCTCGTTTTTACATGGAAGGTTAATTACATATTGAACTATTCTGACTTCTGATAAAGTGATCTGCAGAAAGCAGAGGCTTCAGTCAACTTTCTAAAATACAGAAAATCCAACACCCACTATCATCGA includes:
- the LOC133679968 gene encoding L-type lectin-domain containing receptor kinase SIT2-like, which encodes MVTSSFKSLHFLLGLFVSLKLLALAQEENQFIYHGFTGASLLLSEIANIHPNGLLELTNTSKRIIGRAFFPFPFQFNTSLFNNSRSLSFSTQFAFAMVPELPTLGGQGMVFTISPSVDFTGALATQYLGILNSTSNGLSSNHLLAVELDAVPSPDLKEINDSHVGIDVNSLISIESAPVTYFSDEEKENKSLTLTSGHAMHVWIDYDEVEKLLNVTVAPVTRTKPTLPLLSTSLDLSSVMLDSMYVGFSASTGAVASSHYILGWSFNRGGQAQSLDVSKLPTLPPQRKSRKKPYLRIAVPTITAIILLVAISGDVCIIRRKKYEELREDWEQEYGPQRFSYKDLYKATKGFSDSELLGCGGFGKVYRGVLPSSNMQVAIKKVSHDSRQGTKEFVAEIVSMGRLRHRNLVQLFGYCRRKGELLLVYDYMPNGSLDKLLFRNDTPSLNWARRYQIIRGVASALLYLHEEWEQVVLHRDVKASNVLLDADLNGRIGDFGLAKFHDHGSTPQTTKVVGTVGYLAPEITRTGKSTTCSDVFSFGTFMLEVACGRRPVESERPPEEVVLVDWVLECWKRGAILWTVDPRFEGNHVEEEMELVLKLGLLCTHRTPAARPSMRQAMQYLDGNATLPDLPLHGAGIGLVPVSNEASREHVLTIPISSDGISSYSLSDSDSILSGR
- the LOC133679743 gene encoding L-type lectin-domain containing receptor kinase SIT2-like; translated protein: MVAASKLLRFLLGLFVSLKLLALAPEKNQFIYHGFTGANLLLNEIAKIHPNGLLELTNTSKQQIGRAFFPFPFLFSTSLFNNSRSLSFSTQFAFSMVSELPTLGGHGMAFTISQSTNFTGALATQYLGILNSTSNGLSSNHLLAVELDAIRSPDFKDINDNHVGIDVNSLTSIESAAVTYFSDEEKENKSLTLISGHVMHVWIDYDEVEKLLNVTVAPLTRTKPTLPLLSTPLDLSSVMLDSMYVGFSSSTGAVASSHYILGWSFNRGGQAQSLDVSKLPSVPPQRKSRKKPYLRILVPTITAIILLVAISGAAYIIKRKKYEELREDWEQEYGPQRFSYKDLYKATTGFTDRKLLGSGGFGKVYRGVLPSSNMQVAIKKVSHDSKQGTKQFVAEIASMGRLRHRNLVQLLGYCRRKGELLLVYDYMPHGSLDKLLFHNDTPSFNWIHRYQVLRGVASALLYLHEEWEQVVLHRDIKASNILLDDDFNGRLGDFGLAKFYDRGANPQTTCVVGTVGYIAPEVTRTGRATTSSDVFAFGTFMLEMACGRKPVEPEQSAEKMILVDWVLDSWKIGDILRTGDPRLEGNYVVEEMELVLRLGLLCSFSTPQARPSMRQIAQYLDGNASLPEMPLDGATIGLMPVSHEEPGDFTLSFHRSNDYSAHSCSSTDSILSCGR